One Streptomyces sp. NBC_00223 genomic window carries:
- a CDS encoding alpha/beta fold hydrolase, whose product MIQRYEVTGAGGVRLTAWDYAGACGERDGAADRPGVLMLHGLLGRASHWAPTARRLAPRFRALALDQRGHGRSDKPEGPYTPDAYAADAIAAVEQLGLAPVTLVGHAMGALTAWQCAARRPDLVAAVVLCDMRASALGEAGQREWADWLESWPLPFATLADVRRWFAEEDPWADPPSPARGDFFAEVMTEDEDGWRPLHTPEHVLLSREPWIRDAHWDELARVGCPALVVRGPDGELGRAEAQEMVRVLPRGRYAEIADAGHLVPWDRPDAWHEVVEGFLREASAQHQGSGRA is encoded by the coding sequence CGCCTCACGGCCTGGGACTACGCGGGGGCGTGCGGGGAGCGGGACGGCGCCGCTGACCGGCCCGGCGTGCTGATGCTGCACGGGCTGCTGGGCCGGGCCTCGCACTGGGCGCCCACCGCCCGCCGGCTCGCCCCGAGGTTCCGGGCCCTCGCCCTCGACCAGCGCGGGCACGGCCGCAGCGACAAGCCGGAGGGGCCGTACACGCCGGACGCGTACGCCGCCGACGCGATCGCCGCGGTCGAACAGCTCGGGCTCGCCCCCGTCACCCTCGTCGGCCACGCCATGGGCGCGCTCACCGCGTGGCAGTGCGCCGCCCGGCGGCCCGACCTGGTCGCCGCAGTGGTGCTCTGCGACATGCGGGCCTCCGCCCTGGGCGAGGCCGGGCAGCGCGAGTGGGCGGACTGGCTGGAGAGCTGGCCGCTGCCGTTCGCCACGCTCGCGGACGTACGGCGGTGGTTCGCGGAGGAGGATCCGTGGGCCGATCCGCCGAGTCCGGCCAGGGGCGACTTCTTCGCCGAGGTCATGACCGAGGACGAGGACGGCTGGCGGCCGCTGCACACCCCCGAACACGTGCTGCTCTCCCGTGAGCCCTGGATACGTGACGCCCACTGGGACGAGCTGGCCCGGGTCGGCTGCCCGGCGCTGGTCGTCCGCGGCCCCGACGGCGAGCTGGGCCGCGCCGAGGCCCAGGAGATGGTCCGGGTCCTGCCGCGCGGCCGCTACGCCGAGATCGCCGACGCGGGCCATCTCGTCCCGTGGGACCGGCCCGACGCCTGGCACGAGGTGGTCGAGGGCTTTCTGCGGGAGGCGTCGGCGCAGCACCAGGGCTCAGGCCGGGCGTGA